A genomic window from Cupriavidus basilensis includes:
- the bioB gene encoding biotin synthase BioB, which produces MTATTHAGETVATISADTLRQTARRFTEPAPATKPGDWTVAEVAALYALPFNDLLFRAQQVHREHFDANAVQLSTLLSIKTGGCEEDCGYCPQSAHHDAGVTAGKLMALDEVLEAARAAKASGAGRFCMGAAWRSPKDRHLEPVIEMVKEVKAMGLETCVTLGMLEAEQAQRLKDAGLDYYNHNLDTSPEFYGEIIGTRTYQDRLDTIGHVREAGINVCCGGIVGMGESREARAGLIAQLANLDPYPESVPINNLVAVKGTPLADTAPIDPFEFVRTIAVARITMPSAMVRLSAGRETMDDALQALCFMAGANSIFYGERLLTTANPQADRDRALLARLDIRTEGYAG; this is translated from the coding sequence ATGACCGCAACCACTCACGCCGGCGAAACCGTCGCCACCATTTCCGCCGACACCCTGCGCCAGACCGCCCGCCGCTTTACCGAGCCCGCGCCCGCCACCAAGCCGGGCGACTGGACCGTTGCCGAGGTCGCCGCGCTGTACGCGCTGCCGTTCAACGATCTGCTGTTCCGCGCCCAGCAGGTGCACCGCGAGCATTTCGATGCCAACGCCGTGCAGCTCTCGACGCTGCTGTCGATCAAGACCGGCGGCTGCGAAGAGGATTGCGGCTATTGCCCGCAGAGCGCGCACCACGATGCCGGCGTCACCGCGGGCAAGCTGATGGCGCTCGACGAAGTGCTGGAAGCCGCGCGCGCCGCCAAGGCCAGCGGCGCTGGCCGCTTCTGCATGGGCGCCGCCTGGCGCAGCCCGAAGGACCGCCACCTTGAGCCGGTCATCGAAATGGTGAAAGAGGTCAAGGCCATGGGCCTGGAGACCTGCGTCACGCTAGGCATGCTGGAAGCCGAGCAGGCGCAGCGCCTGAAGGACGCGGGGCTGGACTACTACAACCACAACCTCGATACCTCGCCCGAGTTCTACGGCGAGATCATCGGCACCCGCACCTACCAGGACCGCCTGGACACCATCGGCCATGTGCGCGAGGCCGGTATCAACGTGTGCTGCGGCGGCATCGTCGGCATGGGCGAATCGCGCGAGGCGCGCGCCGGGCTGATCGCGCAGCTCGCCAACCTCGACCCGTATCCCGAGTCGGTGCCCATCAACAACCTGGTGGCGGTCAAGGGCACGCCGCTGGCCGACACCGCGCCGATCGACCCGTTCGAGTTCGTGCGCACCATCGCTGTGGCGCGCATCACCATGCCCAGCGCCATGGTGCGCCTGTCCGCCGGCCGCGAGACCATGGACGACGCGCTGCAGGCCCTGTGCTTCATGGCCGGTGCCAATTCCATCTTCTACGGCGAGCGCCTGCTGACCACCGCCAACCCCCAGGCCGATCGCGATCGGGCGCTGCTGGCGCGGCTGGATATCCGCACCGAGGGCTACGCAGGGTAA
- the bioF gene encoding 8-amino-7-oxononanoate synthase, whose translation MLLEHLTLAAAERDEKALTRRRRTAYSACAPQQAVSDACGGEMHSLLTFCSNDYLGLANHPALIAAMAEGARQFGAGSGASHLVSGHSLAHHRLEGELAAWFAPNIPHAAALYFSTGYMANMAVLTALGSADATLFCEALNHASLIDGARLARAEVRRYAHRNMAELEGLLVASTSPLKLIVTDSVFSMDGDFAPLAELLALAERHDAWIILDDAHGFGVLGEQGHGVLEHLALTSPRFIYIGTLGKAAGVAGAFVAAHETIIDHLVNTARQYIYTTASPPAVAHALSASLALIAGDEGRQRRAQLDKLIHTLRSGLAGLTRAAGWRLGESSTAIQPVIVGDNVAALALSAALEADGIRVGAIRPPTVPVGTARLRITLSASHTVADVERLLASLASVVPRKEAS comes from the coding sequence ATGCTGCTTGAGCACTTGACCCTGGCCGCCGCCGAGCGCGACGAAAAGGCACTGACGCGGCGCCGCCGCACCGCGTACTCCGCCTGTGCGCCGCAGCAAGCCGTGAGCGATGCCTGCGGCGGCGAGATGCACTCGTTGCTGACGTTCTGCAGCAACGACTACCTGGGCCTGGCCAACCATCCCGCGCTGATCGCGGCCATGGCCGAGGGCGCGCGCCAGTTCGGCGCGGGTAGCGGGGCCTCCCACCTGGTGAGCGGCCATTCGCTGGCCCACCACCGGCTCGAAGGGGAGCTGGCGGCGTGGTTCGCGCCGAACATTCCGCACGCGGCCGCGCTCTACTTCAGCACCGGCTATATGGCCAACATGGCGGTGCTGACCGCGCTAGGCAGCGCCGATGCCACGCTCTTTTGCGAAGCGCTCAACCATGCCTCGCTGATCGACGGCGCGCGCCTGGCGCGCGCCGAGGTCCGCCGCTATGCGCATCGCAACATGGCCGAGCTCGAGGGCTTGCTGGTCGCCAGCACCAGCCCGCTCAAGCTGATCGTCACCGACAGCGTGTTCAGCATGGACGGCGACTTCGCGCCGCTGGCCGAGCTGCTGGCGCTGGCCGAGCGGCACGATGCCTGGATCATCCTGGATGACGCGCATGGCTTCGGCGTGCTGGGCGAGCAAGGCCACGGCGTGCTGGAGCACCTCGCGCTGACGTCGCCGCGCTTCATCTATATCGGCACGCTGGGCAAGGCCGCCGGCGTGGCGGGCGCGTTCGTGGCCGCGCACGAGACCATCATCGATCATCTCGTCAACACCGCGCGGCAGTACATCTACACCACGGCCTCGCCGCCGGCTGTGGCGCACGCCTTGTCCGCCAGCCTGGCGTTGATCGCCGGCGACGAAGGGCGGCAACGCCGCGCGCAGCTCGATAAGCTGATCCATACGCTGCGCAGCGGCCTGGCCGGCCTGACGCGGGCGGCTGGCTGGCGCCTGGGCGAGAGTTCGACGGCGATCCAGCCCGTGATCGTGGGCGACAACGTAGCGGCGCTGGCACTGTCCGCGGCGCTGGAGGCCGACGGCATCCGCGTTGGCGCGATCCGCCCGCCCACCGTGCCCGTTGGTACCGCGCGCCTGCGCATCACGCTGTCGGCCTCGCATACCGTGGCCGATGTCGAGCGCCTGCTGGCCAGCCTGGCCAGCGTGGTGCCGCGCAAGGAGGCGTCATGA
- the bioD gene encoding dethiobiotin synthase yields MIACFVTGTDTGIGKTHASVTLLHALRAAGHLAVGMKPVASGSEWRNDHWHNDDVAQLRAASAVTVPQAQTCPFLLRTPASPHLAAAIEGARITREPIRAAFAALQAQAGAVVVEGVGGFCVPLDGAPRDQGGWDTADLAVMLGLPVVLVVGIRLGCISHALLTAEAVRARGLHLAGWIANRIDPGMPLADENIDTLRAALGAPWLGTLPWQLAPAEAASQLALAPLLAACHAAGNGIAA; encoded by the coding sequence ATGATCGCCTGTTTTGTCACGGGCACCGACACCGGCATCGGCAAGACGCACGCCAGCGTCACCTTGCTGCACGCGCTGCGCGCCGCCGGCCACCTGGCCGTTGGCATGAAGCCGGTGGCAAGCGGCAGCGAATGGCGCAACGACCATTGGCACAACGATGACGTGGCGCAACTGCGCGCCGCCAGCGCGGTGACCGTGCCGCAGGCGCAGACATGCCCGTTCTTGCTGCGCACGCCGGCTTCGCCACACCTGGCCGCGGCTATCGAGGGCGCGCGCATCACGCGCGAGCCGATCCGCGCCGCGTTTGCCGCGTTGCAGGCGCAGGCCGGCGCGGTGGTGGTGGAAGGCGTCGGCGGCTTTTGCGTGCCGCTGGACGGCGCGCCGCGCGACCAAGGCGGCTGGGACACGGCCGACCTCGCCGTGATGCTCGGCCTGCCGGTGGTGCTGGTGGTCGGCATCCGCCTGGGTTGCATCAGCCATGCGCTGCTCACAGCCGAAGCCGTGCGCGCGCGCGGCCTGCACCTGGCTGGCTGGATCGCCAACCGCATCGATCCCGGCATGCCGCTCGCCGACGAGAACATCGACACGCTGCGCGCGGCGCTGGGCGCGCCCTGGCTTGGCACGCTGCCGTGGCAGCTCGCGCCGGCCGAAGCCGCCAGCCAGCTCGCGCTGGCGCCGCTGCTTGCCGCTTGCCATGCCGCAGGCAATGGCATCGCCGCCTGA